One Bombyx mori chromosome 28, ASM3026992v2 DNA segment encodes these proteins:
- the LOC101735594 gene encoding hyaluronidase, whose protein sequence is MRCLLFIILAGSAVKCDENNYFVVEMTEDQTFETKKPFYVYWNVPTMQCRSKKIPFEDLFEKFGILQNENDSFLGKAVSILYDPGLFPALLTNETSGQIIFRNGGVPQEGDLAKHLEVFRRNLVQCVPDEDFSGVGIIDFESWRPIFRQNFGALVPYKDVSYEIEKKLHWWWPKQWVQTEAIQRFEESARTFMQRTLLVAKEMRPNAQWGYYGFPYCFNMASNNMKESCAEKVPEENDRLHWLWSESTALYPSIYSSRDLTSSQLSRMIRGRIKEAQRLNRNDAPVLPYFWFRYRDGGYMTEEDLNSALQAIYASNASGFIVWGSSNDVNTVKKCHNLREYLEGTLGPAIAKYTGSQIRNVPTEDVDTTTTASSTVLANYDPDYHWDPPDNYEQNIQKYVNDEMKNKTGYDKTNASFPLHSYNDNALINMILNNFITNDSDVNNDSSISNVTSAGHASTQTADTDMTTVRLDTTQTNEYYASFNDNTTEILDNTESTTVEGTNLQDVTTNDVFKFFNEDTFNEFSSNNTLDTDTETSDVTEDNYPKELDVSRKDTDSDPTTAPPNSQVSGTASVIGLGRLLYMSVFLFV, encoded by the exons CTATTTCGTCGTTGAAATGACAGAAGACCAAACGTTTGAAACGAAAAAACCGTTCTACGTCTACTGGAACGTGCCAACAATGCAGTGCAGAAGCAAGAAGATCCCGTTCGAAGATCTGTTCGAAAAGTTCGGGATACTTCAGAACGAAAACGACAGTTTCCTGGGAAAGGCCGTCTCCATCCTGTACGATCCCGGGCTTTTCCCGGCCCTGCTCACCAACGAAACCAGCGGTCAGATAATATTCCGCAACGGAGGAGTTCCACAGGAGGGCGACTTGGCGAAGCATTTGGAGGTTTTCAGGAGGAATTTGGTGCAATGCGTACCTGACGAAGATTTTAGTG GAGTCGGCATTATCGATTTCGAATCCTGGCGGCCGATCTTCAGGCAAAACTTTGGCGCTTTAGTTCCATACAAGGACGTGTCGTATGAGATAGAAAAGAAACTTCACTGGTGGTGGCCCAAGCAATGGGTGCAGACTGAG GCAATACAACGCTTTGAAGAATCAGCGCGGACCTTCATGCAGAGGACGCTCTTAGTGGCGAAAGAGATGAGGCCTAACGCGCAGTGGGGATACTACGGGTTCCCGTACTGTTTCAACATGGCCAGCAACAACATGAAGGAGTCTTGTGCCGAAAAGGTTCCTGAGGAAAACGATAG GCTACATTGGCTGTGGTCAGAGAGCACCGCTCTGTACCCCTCGATATACAGCTCGCGGGATCTGACGTCATCCCAACTGTCCCGGATGATCCGAGGACGTATTAAGGAGGCCCAGAGACTCAATAGGAATGACGCGCCGGTGCTGCCTTACTTCTGGTTCCGCTACAGAGACGGCGGGTACATGACTGAA GAAGACCTCAATTCGGCCCTGCAAGCGATATACGCCTCGAACGCCTCAGGGTTCATAGTGTGGGGCAGCTCCAACGACGTCAACACAGTTAAAAAATGTCACAATTTACGTGAATATCTCGAGGGCACGTTGGGGCCGGCCATAGCCAAATATACCGGGTCACAAATCAGAAACGTCCCAACAGAAGACGTCGACACTACAACCACAGCCTCCAGCACAGTCTTAGCAAATTACGACCCGGACTACCACTGGGATCCTCCTGACAACTACGAACAAAACATTCAAAAATACGTCAACGatgaaatgaaaaacaaaactggATACGACAAAACGAACGCCAGCTTCCCATTACATAGCTATAATGATAACGCACTTATAAATATGATACTTAATAACTTTATCACTAATGACAGTGATGTGAACAATGACAGTTCGATAAGTAACGTGACGAGCGCAGGTCACGCGAGCACGCAGACCGCTGACACTGACATGACAACTGTCCGGTTGGATACAACGCAAACTAATGAGTATTATGCTTCGTTCAATGATAATACAACAGAAATACTAGATAACACAGAGAGCACAACAGTAGAAGGAACAAATTTACAAGATGTAACAACAAATGATGTATTTAAATTCTTCAATGAAGACACATTCAATGAATTCTCAAGCAATAACACGCTAGATACTGATACAGAAACTAGTGACGTCACAGAAGATAATTATCCCAAAGAATTAGATGTTTCTAGAAAGGATACGGACAGCGATCCAACCACGGCGCCACCTAACAGTCAG GTGTCGGGTACTGCTTCAGTCATCGGTCTGGGACGCCTTCTGTATATGTctgtgtttttatttgtgtaa